A stretch of the Arachis hypogaea cultivar Tifrunner unplaced genomic scaffold, arahy.Tifrunner.gnm2.J5K5 arahy.Tifrunner.gnm2.scaffold_530, whole genome shotgun sequence genome encodes the following:
- the LOC114927408 gene encoding G-type lectin S-receptor-like serine/threonine-protein kinase LECRK2, which translates to MHAMMFLEQKYHLMFCFFLALLPFASVGQSHKNISLGSSHTAQAGDSTWAVSPSGNFAVGFQQIEENGFLLSIWFNQIPQRTIVWSANGGNLAPKGSKVELTSDGFFLLNDPTGNRIWSAGSSGSGTSHAAMVDTGNFVLASQSTEYLWQSFDHPTDTILPGQVLNQPSTLVSRYLETNYSSGRFKFILKDDGNLALYTTQYPWSSSNFNYWNTNTSGSDFSLVFNQSGVLFLRANNGSIISMISSNTPSTQDFYQRAVLEYDGVFRHYAYPKSSNSNTRSWKMAWSTVYYLPPNICLDITEDYGSGACGFNSYCTFDDGKKSCHCPSGYSFIDPADVMKGCRPDFDSQSCDGSSPETDLFDFYEMEIQTGL; encoded by the coding sequence ATGCATGCAATGATGTTTCTTGAGCAGAAGTATCACCTAATGTTCTGTTTCTTCCTAGCTTTACTTCCATTTGCCAGTGTTGGTCAGAGCCATAAGAACATTTCATTGGGTTCTTCCCACACTGCACAAGCAGGTGATTCCACTTGGGCTGTATCACCATCTGGTAACTTTGCAGTTGGTTTCCAACAGATTGAGGAGAATGGGTTCTTGCTATCCATTTGGTTCAACCAAATACCGCAAAGGACCATTGTTTGGTCAGCCAATGGAGGAAACCTTGCACCAAAAGGTTCCAAAGTTGAGCTTACCTCAGATGGATTTTTCTTGCTGAATGATCCCACCGGCAACCGAATATGGTCTGCTGGATCCTCCGGCAGTGGAACATCCCATGCTGCCATGGTTGATACCGGCAATTTCGTGTTGGCGAGTCAAAGCACCGAGTACTTATGGCAAAGTTTTGATCATCCCACTGACACAATCTTACCAGGACAAGTTCTAAATCAACCAAGTACTCTTGTTTCTAGATATTTGGAAACAAATTACTCAAGTGGAAGATTTAAGTTTATATTAAAAGATGATGGGAACCTTGCACTTTATACTACACAGTATCCGTGGAGCtcttcaaattttaattattggAATACAAATACTTCTGGCAGTGACTTCTCATTAGTCTTCAATCAATCTGGGGTTCTTTTCCTTCGGGCAAACAACGGAAGCATAATCAGCATGATATCATCAAATACTCCTTCCACCCAAGATTTCTACCAGAGAGCAGTGCTTGAATATGATGGAGTTTTCAGGCATTATGCCTACCCGAAGAGCAGTAACTCCAATACAAGAAGCTGGAAGATGGCATGGTCAACTGTTTATTACTTACCGCCAAATATCTGCTTGGATATTACGGAAGATTATGGCAGTGGAGCTTGTGGATTCAACAGTTATTGCACTTTTGATGATGGGAAAAAGAGTTGCCATTGTCCATCTGGATATAGCTTCATTGATCCAGCGGATGTGATGAAAGGATGCAGACCGGACTTTGATTCACAAAGTTGTGATGGATCTTCCCCAGAAAcagatctttttgatttctatgaGATGGAAATACAGACTGGCCTCTGA